A window of Actinomadura rubteroloni contains these coding sequences:
- a CDS encoding alpha/beta hydrolase translates to MSRVLSTLAVAASLAFGSAVAPAAHADTYVPADDGGRIIDVQRVDEQTIDLTIDTPLVDSYKPRIRLYTPAGWSRDANRTWPIVYAYGGGPGTYTEWAGAEGFPETAKRSDALVALVDGGKRQGFTDWYNGGKGGNPRWETFHTTEVLQLLERNFRASRKRAAMGISSGGQGAVTYAARHPGLFTYVSCFSGVLHLTGPGVPLALTLTDYGSPDPTVPDPLAKWGNPVFDRQNWIDHDPYVRAEGLRGTGLFLSAGDGTQGPFDDDLATDIARDGLLNGFQLYFFGASGEAIVGATTRDLVGRLGRLGIPVTTDLYGPGFHQWDYWIREYKKAWPLMMNAIGG, encoded by the coding sequence ATGTCTCGCGTCCTTTCCACGCTCGCCGTGGCGGCGTCACTCGCCTTCGGCTCCGCCGTGGCTCCGGCCGCGCACGCCGATACTTATGTTCCCGCCGACGACGGCGGGCGCATCATCGACGTGCAGCGGGTGGACGAGCAGACCATCGACCTCACGATCGACACGCCGCTCGTGGACTCGTACAAGCCCCGGATCAGGCTCTACACGCCCGCCGGATGGAGCCGGGACGCGAACCGGACGTGGCCGATCGTCTACGCCTACGGCGGCGGGCCCGGGACCTACACCGAATGGGCCGGCGCGGAGGGCTTCCCCGAGACGGCCAAGCGCAGCGACGCGCTCGTCGCTCTCGTGGACGGCGGGAAAAGGCAGGGCTTCACCGACTGGTACAACGGCGGGAAAGGCGGCAACCCGCGCTGGGAGACCTTCCACACCACGGAGGTCCTGCAATTGCTGGAACGGAATTTCCGGGCGTCGCGGAAGCGGGCCGCGATGGGCATCTCGTCCGGCGGCCAAGGGGCGGTCACGTACGCGGCGCGGCATCCGGGGCTGTTCACCTACGTCTCCTGTTTCAGCGGGGTCCTGCACCTCACCGGGCCGGGGGTCCCGCTGGCGCTGACGCTCACCGACTACGGCTCGCCCGATCCGACCGTCCCCGACCCGCTCGCCAAATGGGGGAACCCGGTCTTCGACCGGCAGAACTGGATCGACCACGACCCGTACGTCCGGGCCGAAGGGCTGCGCGGGACCGGCCTTTTCCTCTCGGCGGGCGACGGGACGCAGGGGCCGTTCGACGACGACCTCGCCACCGACATCGCGCGCGACGGGCTGCTGAACGGCTTCCAGCTCTACTTCTTCGGCGCGTCGGGCGAAGCGATCGTCGGCGCCACGACGCGGGACCTCGTCGGCAGGCTCGGCCGGCTCGGAATCCCCGTCACGACCGATCTCTACGGACCCGGATTCCACCAGTGGGACTACTGGATCCGCGAGTACAAGAAGGCGTGGCCGCTGATGATGAACGCGATCGGCGGCTGA
- a CDS encoding sensor histidine kinase: MDENGRSLMWQAWSMAGACVVVDLFMLVFINSAGADGRWVAVLVVITAATDLALAGPPKSAELVAVLRAAVVVLVPLLLRQPYLFEIPISPGQMVAGYRAGAWLRFPAALRALAALALAILGYALVRGGWWLDHLWAAGFIAVGIAFVPWMVGRSITSHLAHLSRLELLAERRAAAVSRAVAEERSAIARDLHDVISHHVSAISMHAGVARMELAGAAPAGPASAAHRSMSEVEDASRSAMADLRRMLDVLHGQDPSPDRRQPGLGDIDELLDRVRAAGPTVHLTVEGDVGRLPAALDLAAYRILQEALTNALRHGDGGQVTAWIGRADGRLALEVGNTLGAPPRRDPASPGRGLAGVRQRVALHGGEFRCGPSGDGRVWRLAVRLPVGDES, encoded by the coding sequence GTGGACGAGAACGGCAGATCCCTCATGTGGCAGGCATGGTCGATGGCCGGAGCCTGCGTGGTCGTGGACCTGTTCATGCTCGTCTTCATCAACTCCGCCGGGGCCGACGGCCGGTGGGTGGCGGTGCTCGTCGTGATCACCGCGGCCACGGACCTGGCGCTCGCGGGACCGCCGAAGTCCGCCGAACTCGTCGCGGTCCTGCGGGCCGCGGTGGTCGTGCTCGTCCCCCTGTTACTGCGGCAGCCGTACCTTTTCGAGATTCCGATCAGCCCGGGGCAGATGGTCGCCGGTTACCGCGCCGGCGCCTGGCTGCGGTTCCCGGCGGCGCTGCGGGCGCTCGCGGCGCTGGCCCTGGCGATCCTCGGCTACGCCCTGGTCCGCGGCGGATGGTGGCTCGACCATCTCTGGGCGGCCGGATTCATCGCGGTCGGCATCGCGTTCGTCCCGTGGATGGTCGGACGGTCCATCACGTCCCATCTGGCGCACCTGTCGCGGCTGGAGCTGCTGGCCGAGCGCCGCGCCGCGGCCGTGTCGCGCGCGGTCGCCGAGGAGCGCAGCGCCATCGCCCGTGACCTGCACGACGTCATCTCCCACCACGTCAGCGCGATCAGCATGCACGCGGGCGTCGCGCGGATGGAGCTGGCCGGGGCCGCGCCCGCCGGCCCGGCCTCGGCCGCGCACCGCTCGATGTCGGAGGTGGAGGACGCGAGCCGGTCCGCGATGGCCGACCTGCGCCGGATGCTGGACGTCCTGCACGGCCAGGACCCGTCGCCCGACCGGCGCCAGCCCGGACTCGGCGACATCGACGAGCTGCTGGACCGGGTGCGCGCCGCCGGGCCGACCGTCCACCTGACGGTCGAGGGCGACGTCGGCCGGCTGCCCGCGGCGCTGGACCTCGCGGCGTACCGCATCCTCCAGGAGGCGCTGACCAACGCGCTCAGGCACGGCGACGGCGGGCAGGTCACCGCCTGGATCGGCCGCGCGGACGGCCGCCTCGCCCTGGAGGTCGGCAACACGCTCGGCGCACCGCCCCGCCGGGACCCGGCGTCCCCCGGCCGGGGGCTGGCCGGGGTGCGGCAGCGCGTCGCCCTGCACGGCGGCGAGTTCCGGTGCGGGCCGTCCGGGGACGGACGCGTCTGGCGGCTCGCCGTGCGGCTGCCCGTGGGGGACGAGTCATGA
- a CDS encoding LysR substrate-binding domain-containing protein: protein MRAFLALAEHLHFRDAAAALRMSQPALSGAVAALEETLDTRLVERTTRRVLLTPAGERAARRAEVIMAELDRLEEEVNAVRGPLVGPLRVGVIPTVAPYLLPIVLPRLAADYPDLELSVHEEQTEQIVAELLAGRLDVVLLALPVPASGVTELTLYDEDFVLVASAAAALPAGPLPRSALADLDVILLNEGHCLRDQALDVCREAGARAAASTYATSLATLVQLVSGGFGVTLVPETALAVETRAAPGLVPHRFAAPAPYRRVGLAFRATSPRADEFAVLAAAVRTAVAAEITAVRVPG from the coding sequence TTGCGCGCGTTCCTCGCCCTCGCCGAGCATCTGCACTTCCGCGACGCCGCCGCCGCGCTGCGGATGAGCCAGCCCGCCCTGTCGGGAGCCGTCGCCGCGCTGGAGGAGACGCTGGACACCCGGCTCGTGGAACGCACCACGCGGCGCGTCCTGCTGACCCCGGCGGGGGAGCGCGCCGCCCGCCGCGCCGAGGTGATCATGGCGGAGCTGGACCGGCTGGAGGAGGAGGTCAACGCCGTCCGGGGCCCGCTCGTCGGCCCGCTGCGCGTCGGCGTCATCCCGACCGTCGCGCCCTACCTGCTGCCGATCGTCCTGCCGCGCCTGGCCGCCGACTACCCCGACCTGGAACTGTCGGTCCACGAGGAGCAGACCGAGCAGATCGTCGCCGAACTGCTCGCCGGACGCCTGGACGTCGTGCTCCTCGCCCTGCCCGTCCCCGCGTCCGGCGTGACGGAACTCACGCTCTACGACGAGGACTTCGTGCTCGTCGCGTCCGCCGCCGCCGCGCTGCCCGCCGGTCCGCTGCCCCGGTCCGCGCTCGCCGACCTGGACGTCATCCTGCTCAACGAGGGCCACTGCCTGCGCGACCAGGCCCTGGACGTGTGCCGGGAGGCGGGCGCCCGCGCCGCCGCCTCGACCTACGCGACGAGCCTCGCGACGCTCGTGCAGCTCGTGTCCGGCGGGTTCGGCGTCACGCTCGTCCCGGAGACGGCGCTCGCCGTGGAGACCCGCGCGGCGCCCGGCCTGGTCCCGCACCGCTTCGCCGCCCCGGCCCCCTACCGCCGCGTCGGCCTGGCGTTCCGCGCGACGTCACCGCGCGCGGACGAGTTCGCCGTGCTCGCCGCGGCGGTGCGAACGGCGGTCGCCGCGGAGATCACCGCGGTACGTGTTCCCGGGTGA
- a CDS encoding iron chaperone, which yields MSTKYEGFTAEERAAMKDHAREQKQAARRGTRADKAEQAAQDVLAKIAEMDGTDRVMAERVHAVVTAAAPILEPRLWYGMPAYALDGKVLCFFQSAAKFKARYATLGFSDPAKLDDGAMWATAFALTEVTPEVEEQIARLVTRAIG from the coding sequence ATGAGCACGAAGTACGAGGGATTCACCGCCGAAGAGCGGGCCGCGATGAAGGACCACGCCCGCGAGCAGAAGCAGGCGGCGCGCCGGGGCACCCGCGCGGACAAGGCCGAGCAGGCGGCGCAGGACGTGCTCGCGAAGATCGCCGAAATGGACGGCACCGACCGCGTCATGGCCGAACGCGTCCACGCCGTGGTCACCGCCGCCGCGCCGATTCTCGAACCGAGGCTCTGGTACGGAATGCCCGCCTACGCGCTGGACGGCAAGGTCCTCTGCTTCTTCCAGAGCGCGGCCAAGTTCAAGGCGCGCTACGCGACGCTCGGGTTCAGCGACCCGGCGAAGCTGGACGACGGCGCGATGTGGGCGACGGCCTTCGCCCTGACCGAGGTGACGCCCGAGGTCGAGGAACAGATCGCACGGCTGGTGACGCGCGCGATCGGCTGA
- a CDS encoding ATP-binding protein: protein MTVPVISAREAEVLALLGEHRSNAEIAARLTISVRTVESHVSSLLRKLDVPDRRALSRRAAERTRPAPALPVPLTSFVGRARERAELAEAVGAHRQVTMLGPGGVGKTRLALAVAADVAADFPDGVWFADLVPVTDPGRVPAAVAAAVGVGEQLGHDVADAVPAALADRQALLVLDNCEQVRDGVAPFLERLLTSCPGLRVIVTSRARLMVPFERVYAVPPLSRAGDASDAAALFVDRATAVGWTPDPLVRDRITALCERLGGMALAIELAAARWPTLGLDGLTDGLGDPLRILTGGSRANDRHRSVRAVLDWSHDLLEPEDRALLRRVAVFVAPFTPGAAAQVAGFAPLDAAAVADGLGRLAEQSLLAVTPSATGTRYHALETVRQYGTERLADAGELTGVHARHLRWCSAAPPDAGLDDLRAALAWAADQPEHRADAHALALSLAELTFERNLLGEAQQRFEQAGVLADDAGALRRAAAVAGCRRIGDDLYRLHRAAADAARRAGDTAAAGRDLAAAATAAYRFSTSFTNLPAEDEAAALLAEARALSGGDAAVALAEAAVLADAFGALQGDTGHTAAETVASAERAVELARRTGDPVAESAALDALSGARSWTGDAFAVADAARRRIDVLAGAPPTPAATHELIDALTVAAGTALGVGALDRSRRWGTRLAAHPLLAEASHHATSWLLVADAFAGDAGAVLTGAARFRDAWEHSGRPRSLSLGAAAASVAMIHGLRGDDDARTDWLAVVRRADTAPQHDLGYGAICDAVVLLDRGDADAALDRVAPEPDQVWKWVCWVWLHWYVAVRAEASVLAGHPDAAERVAAARATVAGNPVASAQVDRAAALLDGDVPRLLATAPAFTAAGCRYQAARTLALGGRGRDALAGLGFAQCSTMR, encoded by the coding sequence GTGACCGTTCCGGTGATCTCGGCCCGTGAGGCCGAAGTCCTGGCGCTGCTCGGCGAGCACCGGAGCAACGCCGAGATCGCCGCGCGGCTGACGATCTCCGTCCGGACGGTCGAGTCGCACGTCTCGTCCCTGCTGCGCAAGCTGGACGTGCCCGACCGCCGCGCGCTGTCCCGCCGCGCCGCCGAGCGGACCCGGCCCGCGCCCGCGCTGCCGGTGCCGCTCACGTCGTTCGTGGGCCGGGCGCGCGAGCGCGCGGAGCTGGCCGAGGCCGTCGGGGCGCACCGGCAGGTGACGATGCTCGGGCCCGGCGGCGTCGGCAAGACGCGGCTCGCGCTCGCGGTGGCGGCGGACGTGGCCGCCGACTTCCCCGACGGCGTGTGGTTCGCCGACCTCGTCCCCGTCACCGATCCGGGCCGCGTCCCGGCGGCAGTCGCGGCGGCCGTGGGCGTCGGCGAACAACTCGGGCACGACGTCGCCGACGCCGTCCCGGCCGCGCTGGCGGACCGCCAGGCCCTGCTCGTCCTGGACAACTGCGAGCAGGTCCGCGACGGGGTGGCGCCCTTCCTGGAACGGCTGCTGACGTCCTGCCCGGGGCTGCGGGTGATCGTGACGAGCCGGGCCCGGCTGATGGTGCCGTTCGAGCGCGTCTACGCCGTCCCGCCGCTGTCGCGGGCCGGCGACGCGTCGGACGCGGCGGCGCTGTTCGTGGACCGGGCGACGGCCGTCGGCTGGACGCCGGACCCGCTCGTCCGCGACCGGATCACGGCCCTGTGCGAACGGCTCGGCGGCATGGCGCTGGCGATCGAGCTGGCCGCCGCGCGGTGGCCCACGCTTGGACTGGACGGCCTCACCGACGGCCTCGGCGACCCATTGCGGATCCTCACCGGCGGATCCCGCGCCAACGACCGTCACCGTTCGGTGCGCGCGGTCCTGGACTGGAGCCACGACCTCCTGGAACCGGAGGACCGCGCACTGCTCCGCCGCGTCGCGGTGTTCGTCGCGCCGTTCACCCCCGGCGCCGCCGCGCAGGTCGCCGGGTTCGCGCCGCTGGACGCGGCGGCCGTTGCCGACGGGCTCGGCCGGCTCGCCGAACAGAGCCTGCTCGCCGTGACGCCGTCCGCGACGGGCACGCGGTACCACGCGCTGGAGACCGTCCGTCAGTACGGGACGGAACGGCTCGCGGACGCCGGGGAACTCACCGGCGTCCATGCCCGGCACCTGCGCTGGTGCTCGGCCGCGCCGCCGGACGCCGGGCTCGACGACCTGCGCGCCGCCCTCGCCTGGGCCGCCGACCAGCCCGAACACCGAGCCGACGCGCACGCCCTCGCCCTGTCGCTGGCCGAGCTGACCTTCGAGCGCAACCTGCTCGGCGAGGCGCAGCAGCGGTTCGAGCAGGCCGGCGTCCTGGCCGACGACGCCGGAGCGCTGCGCCGGGCCGCAGCCGTCGCGGGATGCCGCAGGATCGGCGACGACCTGTACCGGCTGCACCGCGCCGCCGCAGACGCCGCCCGCCGAGCCGGGGACACCGCCGCCGCCGGACGCGACCTGGCCGCCGCCGCGACCGCCGCGTACCGCTTCTCCACATCCTTCACGAACCTGCCCGCCGAGGACGAGGCGGCGGCGCTGCTCGCCGAGGCCCGCGCCCTGTCCGGCGGCGACGCGGCCGTAGCGCTCGCCGAGGCGGCCGTGCTCGCGGACGCGTTCGGAGCGCTCCAAGGCGACACCGGCCACACCGCGGCGGAGACCGTCGCGTCCGCCGAACGGGCCGTCGAGCTGGCCCGGCGCACCGGGGACCCGGTGGCCGAGTCCGCCGCCCTGGACGCGCTGTCGGGCGCCCGGAGCTGGACCGGCGACGCGTTCGCCGTCGCGGACGCGGCCCGGCGGCGCATCGACGTCCTCGCCGGGGCGCCGCCCACGCCCGCCGCGACGCACGAGCTGATCGACGCCCTCACCGTCGCCGCCGGGACCGCCCTCGGCGTCGGCGCGCTGGACCGGTCCCGCCGGTGGGGGACGCGGCTGGCCGCCCACCCGCTGCTGGCCGAGGCGAGCCACCACGCCACGTCCTGGCTGCTCGTCGCGGACGCGTTCGCGGGCGACGCCGGGGCGGTGCTCACCGGCGCCGCGCGGTTCCGGGACGCGTGGGAGCACAGCGGCCGTCCGCGCTCGCTGTCGCTCGGCGCCGCCGCCGCGTCGGTCGCGATGATCCACGGCCTGCGCGGCGACGACGACGCCCGGACGGACTGGCTCGCGGTCGTCCGCCGGGCCGACACCGCGCCGCAGCACGACCTGGGTTACGGCGCGATCTGCGACGCCGTCGTCCTGCTCGACCGGGGCGACGCGGACGCCGCGCTGGACCGTGTCGCGCCCGAGCCGGACCAGGTGTGGAAGTGGGTCTGCTGGGTGTGGCTGCACTGGTACGTCGCGGTGCGCGCGGAGGCGTCGGTCCTCGCCGGCCACCCGGACGCCGCGGAGCGCGTCGCGGCGGCCCGCGCCACCGTCGCCGGGAACCCCGTCGCGTCGGCGCAGGTGGACCGGGCGGCGGCGCTGCTCGACGGGGACGTCCCGCGCCTGCTGGCCACCGCGCCGGCGTTCACGGCGGCCGGCTGCCGGTACCAGGCGGCGCGCACGCTCGCCCTCGGCGGGCGGGGCCGGGACGCGCTCGCCGGCCTCGGCTTCGCTCAGTGCTCCACGATGCGATGA
- a CDS encoding SDR family NAD(P)-dependent oxidoreductase produces MEIKGRRVLVTGASSGIGWETARAFAAAGAEVVAVARRRERLAVLERLLDGAATVLVADLAEPGAVERVAAEAGTVDVLVNNAGSEAGGAVWAVGDRAEARQMFEVDLWAPLALIARLVPGMVARGTGAVVNMTSIRQLVAWPGLGHSAAAKAALAQATETLRMELDGTGVGVVEVIPGPVDTAALGASRLLPGFVDLLDGLFGTGTPEGLAAEIVAAVRDGHDRVLYPPAVRSAYDDPAGTRATLATAARERAGTTGDLVVGHDHPLVRDAKEAWERTR; encoded by the coding sequence ATGGAGATCAAGGGACGACGCGTGCTCGTGACGGGCGCGTCGAGCGGCATCGGCTGGGAGACCGCGCGGGCGTTCGCGGCGGCGGGCGCCGAGGTCGTGGCCGTCGCGCGGCGCCGCGAACGGCTGGCCGTGCTGGAACGGCTGCTGGACGGCGCCGCGACCGTCCTCGTCGCCGACCTCGCCGAACCCGGCGCGGTGGAACGGGTCGCCGCCGAGGCCGGGACGGTCGACGTCCTGGTCAACAACGCCGGGAGCGAGGCCGGGGGAGCGGTGTGGGCGGTCGGCGACCGTGCGGAGGCGCGGCAGATGTTCGAGGTCGATCTGTGGGCGCCGCTCGCGCTGATCGCCCGGCTCGTCCCGGGCATGGTCGCGCGCGGCACCGGCGCGGTCGTCAACATGACGTCGATCCGGCAGCTCGTCGCGTGGCCGGGACTCGGGCACAGCGCCGCCGCGAAGGCCGCGCTGGCGCAGGCGACCGAGACGCTGCGGATGGAGCTGGACGGCACCGGCGTCGGCGTCGTCGAGGTCATCCCGGGCCCGGTCGACACGGCCGCGCTCGGCGCGAGCCGGTTGCTGCCCGGCTTCGTGGACCTGCTGGACGGCCTGTTCGGCACGGGCACCCCGGAGGGGTTGGCGGCGGAGATCGTCGCGGCGGTGCGGGACGGGCACGACCGCGTCCTCTACCCGCCCGCCGTCAGAAGCGCCTACGACGACCCGGCGGGCACGCGGGCGACGCTGGCGACGGCCGCGCGGGAGCGGGCCGGGACGACGGGCGACCTGGTCGTCGGCCACGACCACCCGCTCGTCCGGGACGCCAAGGAGGCGTGGGAGCGCACCCGCTGA
- a CDS encoding TetR/AcrR family transcriptional regulator, with protein MPRNRQDVDRDAKIAEIREAAVGLLRAGGYPALSHSAVAKELGLARTAVAWYFASKDDLFAAALADIYAADLGTPPADGDVMVRLRWAVERLTALQPLTHALHERARHSPAAAELEAALQNSLCTRLRALLAPHVAADRLDRVTTTVVVFVEGLLVQPRTTPDRLGLLEFLVTELIGTPGRS; from the coding sequence ATGCCGCGCAACAGACAGGACGTCGACCGGGACGCCAAGATCGCCGAGATCCGGGAGGCCGCCGTCGGCCTGCTGCGCGCGGGCGGCTACCCGGCGCTGTCGCACAGCGCGGTCGCCAAGGAACTGGGTCTCGCCCGGACCGCCGTCGCGTGGTATTTCGCGTCCAAGGACGATCTGTTCGCCGCCGCCCTCGCCGACATCTACGCCGCCGACCTCGGCACGCCGCCCGCCGACGGCGACGTCATGGTCCGGCTGCGGTGGGCCGTCGAACGGCTCACCGCGCTGCAACCCCTCACCCACGCCCTGCACGAGCGCGCCCGGCACTCGCCGGCCGCCGCGGAACTGGAGGCGGCGCTGCAGAACAGCCTGTGCACACGGTTGCGCGCACTGCTCGCGCCGCACGTCGCGGCGGACCGGCTCGACCGCGTCACGACGACCGTCGTCGTGTTCGTGGAGGGCCTGCTCGTCCAGCCGAGGACGACGCCGGACCGCCTCGGCCTGCTGGAATTCCTCGTCACCGAACTGATCGGAACGCCCGGACGCTCTTGA
- a CDS encoding EF-hand domain-containing protein: MQDGTEVHPFVLAKFQASFRWLDDDGDGAFTEADHVEMGRRAASALGYPAGSEAEQEMIDAYLNIWRRLHAPLDADGDGRLTRDEFVTACTALVHDPELARRTLGELADAVLAVADRDGSGTIDLTEYTAFIHGHAPGLPDDQIAAAFARLDLDGDGAIDHGELTRCVLDYYTGTDPDAPGNWLFGPPPAYAG, translated from the coding sequence ATGCAGGACGGCACTGAGGTTCACCCGTTCGTTCTCGCCAAGTTCCAGGCGAGCTTCCGGTGGCTGGACGACGACGGCGACGGCGCGTTCACCGAGGCCGACCACGTCGAGATGGGGCGCCGCGCCGCGAGCGCCCTGGGCTATCCGGCGGGCAGCGAGGCGGAGCAGGAGATGATCGACGCGTATCTCAACATCTGGCGGCGGCTGCACGCGCCGCTGGACGCCGACGGCGACGGGCGGCTGACCAGGGACGAGTTCGTCACGGCCTGCACCGCGCTCGTCCACGATCCCGAGCTGGCGCGGCGCACGCTGGGCGAGCTGGCCGACGCGGTGCTGGCCGTGGCCGATCGCGACGGCTCGGGCACGATCGACCTGACGGAGTACACCGCCTTCATCCACGGGCACGCGCCGGGCCTGCCGGACGACCAGATCGCGGCGGCGTTCGCGCGCCTGGACCTGGACGGCGACGGGGCGATCGACCACGGCGAGCTGACCAGGTGCGTCCTGGACTACTACACCGGCACGGACCCGGACGCCCCCGGCAACTGGCTGTTCGGCCCGCCTCCGGCCTACGCCGGGTAG
- a CDS encoding pyridoxamine 5'-phosphate oxidase family protein codes for MNPVPRSRARRRDDTEHRLVHDADLWAATADGAPYLVPLSFEWDGRTLLLATPAASPTGRNLAGGTVRLGLGPTRDVTMIDGTVETLDLDALPSGRADRFAARTGFDPRRPGTPYRWFRVTPHRVQAWREANELPGRDLMRDGRWLI; via the coding sequence GTGAACCCCGTCCCGCGCTCGCGCGCCCGGCGCCGCGACGACACCGAGCACCGGCTCGTCCACGACGCCGATCTGTGGGCGGCGACGGCGGACGGCGCGCCGTACCTGGTGCCGCTGTCCTTCGAGTGGGACGGCCGGACGCTGCTGCTGGCCACGCCCGCCGCGAGCCCGACCGGCCGCAACCTGGCGGGCGGGACGGTCCGGCTCGGCCTCGGCCCCACCCGGGACGTCACGATGATCGACGGGACCGTCGAGACCCTGGACCTGGACGCGCTGCCGTCCGGGCGGGCCGACCGGTTCGCGGCGCGCACCGGCTTCGACCCGCGTCGTCCCGGCACGCCGTACCGCTGGTTCCGCGTCACCCCGCACCGCGTCCAGGCATGGCGCGAGGCGAACGAACTGCCCGGCCGGGACCTGATGCGCGACGGCCGCTGGCTGATCTGA
- a CDS encoding FadR/GntR family transcriptional regulator: MRYDDAADAPALRSGSAGRAQQAAERVADLVAAARPGERLGTKEELRTRLGVSVGTFNETLRLLQARGLVAVRPGPGGGLFAAEQSPMVRLGNSVLALDAGTADVAEAIRIRDALDPLLIEDALWHASPADIAGLREHLDVMADAAKASDPVAFVHANWRLHARIAAISPNRLLASLYHGLLEVIETHTLSVLPSADRPLPDYIAERHRLHADLVDALDARDRDRALALIAAHNTGN; the protein is encoded by the coding sequence GTGAGGTACGACGACGCGGCCGACGCGCCCGCGCTGCGGTCGGGTTCGGCCGGGCGTGCGCAGCAGGCGGCCGAGCGGGTCGCGGACCTCGTGGCGGCGGCCCGTCCGGGCGAGCGGCTCGGCACCAAGGAGGAGTTGCGGACGCGGCTCGGCGTCTCGGTCGGGACGTTCAACGAGACGCTGCGGCTGCTTCAGGCGCGCGGGCTGGTGGCGGTGCGTCCGGGGCCGGGCGGGGGGCTGTTCGCGGCGGAGCAGTCCCCGATGGTGCGGCTCGGCAACTCCGTCCTCGCGCTGGACGCGGGCACCGCCGACGTCGCCGAGGCCATCCGCATCCGGGACGCCCTGGATCCGCTGCTCATCGAGGACGCCCTGTGGCACGCCTCGCCCGCCGACATCGCGGGCCTGCGCGAGCACCTGGACGTCATGGCGGACGCGGCGAAGGCGAGCGACCCGGTCGCGTTCGTCCACGCCAACTGGCGGCTGCACGCCCGGATCGCCGCGATCAGCCCGAACCGGCTGCTGGCGTCGCTCTACCACGGGCTGCTGGAGGTCATCGAGACGCACACGCTGTCGGTGCTGCCGTCCGCCGACCGTCCGCTGCCCGACTACATCGCCGAGCGGCACCGCCTGCACGCCGACCTGGTGGACGCCCTGGACGCCCGCGACCGGGACCGCGCACTCGCCCTCATCGCGGCGCATAACACCGGGAACTGA
- a CDS encoding sulfotransferase family protein: MLNVIGAGFGRTGTTSLKAALETLGLGPCHHMTEVLDQPGQIEAWARVAHGGPADWDGLLRGYRSTLDWPAARFWRELAARHPEAKIILTERDPDAWYESTLATIYRIAQEKPAGAVGEDMYAMLNALVWDGVFGGRFEDREYAIEVFLRSNETVKREVPEDRLLVYRAGDGWEPLCSFLGLPIPEESYPHLNDRAAMLARVAGMAEGS, encoded by the coding sequence ATGCTCAACGTGATCGGCGCAGGCTTCGGCAGGACGGGCACGACCTCGCTCAAGGCCGCACTGGAGACCCTCGGGCTCGGCCCGTGCCACCACATGACCGAGGTGCTGGACCAGCCCGGCCAGATCGAGGCCTGGGCCCGCGTGGCGCACGGCGGCCCCGCCGACTGGGACGGCCTGCTGCGCGGCTACCGCTCCACCCTCGACTGGCCCGCCGCCCGGTTCTGGCGCGAGCTGGCGGCGCGCCACCCCGAGGCGAAGATCATCCTCACCGAGCGCGACCCGGACGCCTGGTACGAGAGCACGCTCGCCACGATCTACCGCATCGCGCAGGAGAAGCCGGCCGGCGCGGTCGGCGAGGACATGTACGCGATGCTGAACGCGCTCGTCTGGGACGGCGTCTTCGGCGGCCGTTTCGAAGACCGTGAATACGCCATCGAAGTGTTCCTGCGCAGCAACGAGACGGTGAAGAGGGAGGTCCCGGAAGACCGTCTGCTCGTCTACCGCGCCGGGGACGGGTGGGAGCCGCTGTGTTCGTTCCTCGGCCTGCCCATCCCCGAGGAGTCGTATCCGCACCTCAACGACCGCGCCGCCATGCTCGCGCGGGTCGCCGGGATGGCCGAGGGCTCCTGA
- a CDS encoding response regulator, with protein MTLRILLADDHAMFRSGMRAALETQPDLECVAEVADGRAAVGQTAELRPDVAVLDIRMPKLDGLAAARAILSAPGNATRVLVLTTYDLDDYVRQALQAGVGFVLKSLPPEELVQAVRVVARGDALIDPSVTRRLAERLAAGIAPAAPPRELARLTARESEVLMLIADGLSNGEIAASLGVGEETVKTHVSRVLTKLGLRDRLQAVVYAHRHRIVEH; from the coding sequence ATGACGCTGCGGATCCTGCTCGCCGACGACCACGCGATGTTCCGCTCCGGCATGCGGGCCGCGCTGGAGACCCAGCCGGACCTGGAATGCGTCGCCGAGGTCGCCGACGGGCGCGCGGCCGTCGGGCAGACGGCCGAGCTACGGCCCGACGTGGCCGTCCTCGACATCCGGATGCCGAAGCTGGACGGTCTCGCCGCCGCCCGCGCGATCCTGTCCGCGCCGGGGAATGCCACGCGCGTGCTCGTTCTGACGACGTACGACCTCGACGACTACGTCCGCCAGGCGCTCCAGGCGGGCGTCGGCTTCGTGCTCAAGAGCCTGCCGCCGGAGGAACTCGTGCAGGCCGTCCGGGTCGTGGCGCGCGGGGACGCGCTGATCGACCCGTCCGTGACGCGGCGGCTGGCCGAGCGGCTCGCCGCCGGGATCGCGCCCGCCGCCCCTCCGCGCGAGCTGGCGCGGCTGACGGCCCGCGAGAGCGAGGTGCTGATGCTGATCGCCGACGGGCTCAGCAACGGGGAGATCGCCGCGTCGCTCGGCGTCGGCGAGGAGACCGTGAAGACGCACGTGTCGCGCGTCCTGACCAAGCTGGGGCTGCGCGACCGGCTCCAGGCCGTCGTCTACGCCCATCGTCATCGCATCGTGGAGCACTGA